The genomic DNA GCGTGCTGAAGTGGGCCATCGAGCGCATCGAGCACAAGGCCGACGGCAAGAGCACCCCGATCGGCATTGTGCCGACGGCGGCCGACCTCGATCTGTCCGGGCTCGACGTAGATCCCGCTGACGTGGACGAGGCCCTGGCCGTCAATGCCGAGGAGTGGAAGGCGGAGCTCCCGTTGATCGAGGAGTGGTTCGAGTTCGTCGGTGAGAAGCTGCCTACCGGCATCAAGGACGAGTTCGACGCCCTCAAGCACCGCCTGTCTGAGTCCTAAAACCGCGAGCGTGCGTGTCTGCTGCTAGACACGCCGCCACGCGTCAGCATTTCGCGCACCCTCGTGACTCCACGAGGGTGCGCGTTTGCTTTGTGGGCCAAAGTGTCACGCCGGTGAACTCGCGCGGGCCGGCCACCACATGCGTTCTCCCAGCAGGCTCATCGCGGCGGGAACGAGGTAGGTTCGCACGACGGTGATGTCCAGCAGCAGACCGATGCCGACGGTGGACCCGATCTGCACCAGGTTGAGCACCGTCCCACTGGTGAGCGCGAACATGGTGATCGCGAAAACGACTCCCGCGGTGGTGATCACGCTTCCGGTGCTGCCGAACCCGCGGATGATGCCGCTGATCACGCCACTGTGGGATTCATCCCGGATGCGGGCGGCGAACAGCATGCTGTAGTCGGCACCGACGGCGACCAACGCCATGAACGACACCGGGAAGACTGACCAGTCCAGGTTGATACCGATGATGTGCTGCCAGATGAGGGTGGACATTCCGGCCGCAGCGCCGAAAGACAGCACCACCGCTGCGATCATCAGCACGGGTGCCACCAGGCTGCGCAGCATGACGATCAGTACCAGTAGGACAGCCGCCACCGCGACGACACCGAAAAGGGCGAAGTCACGCCAGGTTTGGTCGATGTGACGTTGCGACAGCGAGGCCAGTCCGGTCGACTCGATGTTCGCGTGCTCGAGCACCGTGCCGGTGGCCGCGTTGTTCGCTGCTGCGATGACATCCGGTACCGCACCCATCGCCTCGGCGCCGTACGGATTGACCGACCAGACCACCATCATGCGGGCGCTGTGGCCGTCCGGCGAGATGAGCAGCCGCTCACCTGCGGTGAACCGGCGATCGCTGCGGCCCTCCTCGGGTAGGTAGAAGCCGCGCCCCGCGCCGGTCGCGGTGTCGGCGGACAGCCGGTGCAGGAAGTCTGATGCCCGGTTGAGCCCGGCACCGAGTTCGGTAGTCAGCGCCACCATGGTGTCGGTGCCGGATTTGACCTGGCCCAGCCCGGTGGTGAGCCGGCTCAGACCTGTTGACAGTTCGTTGATTCCGGACATCAACCGATTGAGGTCGCCGCGGGTCTGCTCGGGCGTACGGGTGCCGAGTTGGTCGAGCATGGTCCGCAAGCCCTTGATGCCGGCGCGGAGATCGGGCAGGGTGTCCAGCGCGGTGCTCACCGGACGCTCGGGAACCAGCGGCGCGGCGAGCGTCAGGCCGTTGATCGCGAGGAGCGCCTGCCCACCGGTGGCCGCGTTGAGGTCGGCGAAAGCCTGACGTGCCCGCAGGCAGTCCGCAGCGCAGTCAGGCCCAGGTGCGGCTGCCGTGAGGGGATCGAACACTGAATGCACCGCAGCCGTGGGGGCAGCCAATTTATTTCGGGTGGCGTCGATTTCGTTGACCGCACGGTCCAGCGCGTCGGTGGCGCCTGCCATGGTGCGCACCACGGTCGCCACGTCGAGAGATCCGTCCGAGACGGTGTTGACCACCCGGTTCGCGGATTCCAGGGTGCCGAGCAGGTTTCGGGTGAGGGCGACGAGATCGCGGGCCCCCGTGGCGAGCTCGGGCAGCCTGTCGGCGGCGCCGGCCGAACCGTTGTGCAGCTGGGTCACCCCGGCCGCGAGCTGTTTGAGTTGAGGGATGGCCTGCTCGACGCGGTCGTGCGCGTCGGCCAAGCCATCACCGACCTGAGCGGTCTGCGATCCGATTGCCGTCTCGGGCAACGGCTTTCCTTCGGGGCGCGTGATGGACCGGACATGGGCGACCTGCGGGAGGTTGCCGATCGACATCGCGATCAGGTCCAGCGCGGCCAGATCGTTGGTGTTGCGCATATCGTGGTCGGCCCGGATGGTGACGAACTCCGGTGCTGCTTCGTTCACGCCCCAGTGCCTGTAGACCGCCTCGTAGCCGCGCTTGCTGTCGGTGGCGCGCAACTGCATCGCGTTCTCATCGATGTTCGGTTCGAAGGTGAACAGCACCGAACTGGTGGCGATCAGGAACGCCAGGGAGGCCGCGACGAGCGCCGGTGCCCGGCGGATGATGTTGGCACCGCGCCTACGCCAGCGGCGTTCGTCGAGCGGGCGGGGTTCGGCGTATCCG from Mycobacterium sp. DL440 includes the following:
- a CDS encoding MMPL family transporter, producing the protein MHNLAIFGKLARVCAKHAWLIFGAWLAVAGVLNVAIPQLERTVAKHSAPFTPESPTTETLRQMSRDFGVPDTTAVGSIVVSSDRVLGAADTAYYRDLVARLVADKDDVAYVLDTYGTPGLEGIGLSPDGEAIHLIVATTGDVGSTRAHRSTENVRAVVEELPRPSGLDVNFTGAAPTLSDLFSAIDTSLAIITVVSVVLITLLLLAVYRSLLTAMVPLLTVGISLAVARPVVSWLGGHELLTVSNFTIALVTAMVLGAGTDYGIFLLANYHEGRRRGLAVDEAVTRSGAHTAGIVIASALTIAGAGMAMIFTKIGMFRTAGPPIALSIAITMAVSLTLTPAIMALWGRRGYAEPRPLDERRWRRRGANIIRRAPALVAASLAFLIATSSVLFTFEPNIDENAMQLRATDSKRGYEAVYRHWGVNEAAPEFVTIRADHDMRNTNDLAALDLIAMSIGNLPQVAHVRSITRPEGKPLPETAIGSQTAQVGDGLADAHDRVEQAIPQLKQLAAGVTQLHNGSAGAADRLPELATGARDLVALTRNLLGTLESANRVVNTVSDGSLDVATVVRTMAGATDALDRAVNEIDATRNKLAAPTAAVHSVFDPLTAAAPGPDCAADCLRARQAFADLNAATGGQALLAINGLTLAAPLVPERPVSTALDTLPDLRAGIKGLRTMLDQLGTRTPEQTRGDLNRLMSGINELSTGLSRLTTGLGQVKSGTDTMVALTTELGAGLNRASDFLHRLSADTATGAGRGFYLPEEGRSDRRFTAGERLLISPDGHSARMMVVWSVNPYGAEAMGAVPDVIAAANNAATGTVLEHANIESTGLASLSQRHIDQTWRDFALFGVVAVAAVLLVLIVMLRSLVAPVLMIAAVVLSFGAAAGMSTLIWQHIIGINLDWSVFPVSFMALVAVGADYSMLFAARIRDESHSGVISGIIRGFGSTGSVITTAGVVFAITMFALTSGTVLNLVQIGSTVGIGLLLDITVVRTYLVPAAMSLLGERMWWPARASSPA